AGATTTCACCCTGATTAGGTATCAATTCTAGAGCTTGCTGATAGGCATAACTGGCCTCTGGCCAGAGTTGCTGTTCACTGTAGGCCTTTCCCAGATAAAAATAGGCTTTTCCCTGACTAGGATCGAGAAAAACCGCTGCTTGCAGAGCTTTCGCCGCCTCATCCCAACGTTGTAAACTATAGAGAGCTTTTCCTAGCTGAAATTGCCCTTTAAAAGTTGGTTTAATGATAATTGCTTTTTGGTAGGCATCGATCGCCTCTGACCATTTTTCCTCTTGGGCGAAGATATCTCCCAAAGCGACTAAATGATTACTTAGGGAGGGTTCCGTCGATGGTTTATCATTAACGATAAAACCACGATTATATGCTTCTAAGGCTTCAGAATAGCGTTTTTGACTTTGCAAGACCTGAGCGATTTTTATATGGGCTGGGACCAAATTTTCGTGGAAAGATAAAACGGTTCGGTAAGCAGACAGAGCCGATTCCTTTTCCCCCGCGGCCAAAAGTCGATCGCCTTGCCAGAGATAAGCCAAGGCAATAAGATAAAAAATAGCAAAGGGAGCGGCGGCGATGAAGGCAATAATTAAAAATATTTGCAGGGGTTTGCTAGAATAGCGGCGACCGATTTTAAGCTCTTTTCTTTTCATTTCTTGGTTAGGATAGACAACAGGCCAGAGGTGGTTCGATAGGTGTAATTAATTTTGTCTATGTACTTATAGGGGATGAGGGCAATAGTTAAAGTCGTGGCTGTTGGCCAGACAATTATCGATCAAAATGAGCAAGATGCCGGTTAAAGCCAGAAAATTGCTATTTTAATATATGTCCTAGCCAATTCTTATTTTATTTTTATATCCGAAGACTGACAACTGAACAAAGGCAATTGTGTCTATTATTTTAAAGGAAACTGCTAGACTTAAAACTATCGCGGAACATAACTCTAGTGCCGATTTTCCCCTTCACCTTGCACTAATTCCCTTTTCTTGAGACAGTGCTGAATGTTGCCAAGTTCTCGTCGTCTTCTTTTGTCTATCAACCTCTCCACTCTTGGCAAGAAAGCGATGAACCGGTTTAGTCTTAAAATAGTCCCCGATAGCTGACTGTCGATCGGGAACCGAGAAAATATGATCTAATGGAGTTGCTCACCATGTCTAACGAAACCGTTACCTATTCCCTAGAAGCTGTTTTGACTAGGATTGAGGGGAAAATTAACAATCTCCAAAAAGATGTTAACCAAAAATTTGACAAAATCGACGAACGGTTAAATAAGCTAGAGGTAAGACAGGCAAAGTTAACCGAAAAGGTTGAGGGCATCGATAATCGCCTAAAATCAGTGGAAGGAACCCAAAAAAATCAGGTTTGGACATTAATTATTCTTTGAGCAAGTGCGATCGCTACAGAGGGTTAGCCCTCATACCGACCATAGCCGTTGCTTTCTTCGCAACCTTCTCCAAGATTTGATCTAATCTCAGACAGAAGTAAGCCCGATCCAATTACCCACTCTCTATATGGGAGAATAGCCTGTGTGAAAAACCTAGGTAATTGTTATGGTTGCACATATACAAAATAGGCAGTTTAACGGGTTGTCTAGTCAAGAAGCTAGTGATCGCTTGAAACAGCACGGCTACAACGAACTCCCTTCAACCCAGCATCGTACTTTTTTAACCATCGCCCTAGACATTATCCAAGAGCCGATTTTCTTGCTCCTGATTGCCTGTGGTGTCATCTACCTCTTTTTGGGTGATGCTCAAGAAGCTCTGATTTTGTTGGGGTTTGTCTTTTTTATTATTGGCATCAATCTTTACCAAGAGCAGAAAACGGAACGTTCTCTAGAAGCACTGCGGGACTTATCCAGTCCGCGGGCCTTGGTGATTCGAGATGGGGAGCGGCAGCGAATTGCCGGCCGAGAAGTGGTAGAGGGGGATCTGATCGTGGTGGAGGAGGGCGATCGCGTTCCTGCGGATGCGATTTTGTTGTGGTCCACTCACTTGACGATTGATGAATCGCTGTTAACCGGAGAGTCAGTTCCGGTCAGGAAACGCACCATCCACAGGGAAGAAGACCCGAAGCACCTTTCAGCCACCTTGAGACCGGGTGGAGACGACTTGCCCACCGTCTATTCCGGTACTCTGGCGGTACAAGGGCAGGGCATTGCCCAGGTGCAAGCAACGGGTATCGGCACTGAAATGGGAAAAATTGGCAAAGCTCTGCAAACGGTTGAACCGGAAGACACGGTCTTACAGAAAGAAACCCGTCGCATTGTCGGTAAATTGACGATGATCGCGCTGGCCATTTGTGCGGCGGTGGTGGTGATTTATGGATTAACCCGGGCCGATTGGTTGCATGGCTTTTTGGCAGGATTAGCCCTGGCGATGGCAATTTTGCCCAATGAAATTCCGGTGGTGCTGGCCATCTTTCTGGCTCTGGGAGCGTGGCGATTCTCGCAAAAACAGGTACTAACCCGTCGCATTCCAGTGGTTGAAACCCTGGGTTCTGTCACCGTTCTTTGTGTCGATAAGACTGGAACCCTGACATTGAACCAAATGGCCGTCAAACAATTGTTGGTTTACAGCGGCCCCGGTGCTTATCTGTACGATGTGACGCTCCACGAGCGCGAACCCTTGCCAGAAGTCCTTCATCCCCTGATCGAGTTTGGTATTCTAGCGAGTCGCAAAGATCCCTTTGACCCGATGGAAAAAGCTTTGCAGCAAATTGGTTGGAATTACCTAGCCAAGACCGAACACCTGCACACCGATTGGCAACTACTGCACGAATATCCCCTGTCCACCGATCTCTTGGCCATGTCCTGTGTCTGGGAATCCCTGACGGGGGAGCTTACCGTTGCGGCAAAAGGGGCCCCCGAAGCGATCGCCGATCTCTGCCATTTCAGCCCGATTCAACAACAGGAGCTTGTCGAACAGATCCAGGCAATGGCCGGAGAGGGTTTGCGAGTTCTGGGAGTTGCCCAAGGACGCAAAATGGGAACATTACCCAAAACTCACGCTTTTGAGTCATCTGGGCCTCTAGCCTACTTAGAATCTGACGATCGCTTACCTGTTCAACAACACGACTTTGAGTTTGAATTTGTCGGACTGATCGGCCTGGAAGACCCCGTGCGTCCTACTGGGGCACCTGCGATCGCTGAATGCTATGGTGCGGGAATTCGCGTTGTGATGATTACGGGTGATTATCCGGTAACAGCCCAGAACATTGCCCGTCAGATTGGACTCAGGCCTTTAGACAAGGTGATCACCGGTAGGGAACTGGAGCAAATGGGTGAGTCGGAACTGCGCGATCGCATTCAAAGCACCAACATCTTTGCCCGTGTCGTCCCCGAACAAAAACTATTGATTGTCAATGCACTGAAACGCTCCGGGGAAATTGTGGCCATGACTGGTGATGGTGTCAACGATGCCCCGGCTCTCAAGTCTGCTCATATCGGCATTGCCATGGGTGAACGGGGGACCGATGTAGCGCGAGAGTCTGCCGATTTGGTCCTGTTGAAAGATGATTTTTCGTCCATCGTCGAATCGGTCAAACTGGGCAGACGTATCTTTGACAACCTGAAGAAGGGGATGGCCTATACCTTGGCCGTTCACGTTCCGATCGCGGGTATGTCGTTGATTCCAGTCATCTTTGGCTGGCCTTTGGTGCTACTCCCCATCCACATTGCCTTTCTGCACTTAATTATCGATCCGGCCTGCACGGTTGTGTTTGAAGCTGAACCGGCAGAAAGCGATATTATGCGCCGCCCACCCCGTAATCCCAAAGAACCCTTGTTCAGTCGTCGGACGTTGCGATTGGCTTTGCTTCAAGGGATCAGCGTTTTAGTGGTACTGGTTATTGTATTTGCGATCGCCTATAACAACGGCAATAGTGAATTTGATGCCCGTGCCTTAGCGTTTACGACATTGATTATCTCCAACCTGGCTATGATCCTAACCAATCGTTCCTGGTCCCGAACGATTCCAGAAATGCTCCAAGCTCCTAATCAGGCTTTGTGGTGGGTGATCGGCGGTGGACTACTCTTTTTGGGATTAGTTCTCTATGTTCCCCTGCTACGACACCTGTTCGGCTTTTCATTTCTACATACTGATGATTTGCTGGTCAGCTTAGTTTCTGGAGTTGTCAGTATTTTCTGGTTTGAAGGACTAAAACTGTGGAACCGTCGGAACATGAACATCTAAAAAATAAGCATGAATGGATGATCAGAACTTTTACCGAAAATGTTTGTATAAAAGGCATCATAGATTCCACGATCGGTTAACAAATCGTTGCAGCAGTGCGCTATGTAGTTGCTTGAATGAGAGGTTATCTACCGCTCCTAAACTCAATCGTTGGCAAGTATTTTTTTCAGGTAAGTAGCTGGTTATAATTAAATTGAAGATAGATTTTGTCTTTGATCCCCCCTGCCCCCCCTTGATAAGGGGGGTGCCGATAGGCGGGGGAATCTGACAGTTTTTAATACCTAACTACTTAATCCCTTTCAGGTAATCCCTAGAATTAATAGTAGCAACCTCACCCCCCCTTATCCTGATCGGTTAGCCAAAAATTGTCACCTTTCCGATTTAACCCTCTGCTAACCAGCGCACGGCATCCTTAGCGTGGTAGGTTAAGATAATATCGGCACCCGCCCGTTTAAAGCTGGTTAAAGTCTCTAAAGTCACCCGTTTTTCGTCAATCCAGCCATTTAACGCCGCCGCTTTAATCATTGAATATTCCCCCGACACATTGTAGGCAGCCACGGGTAAATTAGTCATTTCCTTGATTCTCCAGATAATATCCAGGTAAGATAGAGCAGGTTTAACCATTAACATATCTGCTCCCTCTAATACATCTAATTCCACCTCTTTTAAGGCTTCCCTGGCATTACCCGGATCCATTTGGTAGGTTCTGCGATCGCCGAATTGGGGGGTAGAATCGGCGGCATCCCGAAACGGCCCATAATAGGCAGAGGCATATTTAGCCGTATAGGAAAGAATCGGTGTATCACTATAACCCGCCTCATCCAATCCTTGACGAATTGCCTGCACAAAACCATCCATCATTCCCGATGGTGCAATGATATCCACTCCCGCTTTTACCTGGGAAACGGCGGTTTTTTGCAATAATTCCAGAGTGGGATCGTTTAATACCCTGCCGGTTAAATCTCCCGTTTGCAGATAACCACAATGACCATGGTTGGTATATTCACACAAACAAGTATCGGCGACAATGAGTAAATCAGGAACTGCCTCTTTAATTGCTGTGGCCGCTTTTTGCACAATACCATGATCGTGCCATGCTCCCGTCGCCTCTGTGTCTTTACTTTCCGGCAGCCCGAATAAAATAATCGCTGGAATTCCTAAATCCCGCACTTCCTTGGCTTCGTCAACAATTTTATCGATTGATAATTGGTACACCCCCGGCATCGATTTGACTTCCTGGGCAATACCTTCCCCCGCCGTGGCGAAAAGGGGATAGATAAAGTCATTGGCTGTCAAGACGGTTTCACTCACCAGACGGCGCATTTGAGGGGTTTGACGCAGACGACGGGGGCGATGAATAGGAAACATAGTTTTTTGTGATTAAATCGGGAATCTGGTCTCGATTCTTTAGTTTAAATCTTTGGTTAGGATGAACACAAATCGATTCAGCCGGCTGCTGGCTGCCGGCAGCTAGCCGCAATATTTAGTTATTTTGAGCTTAATCACACTATTTAGGTCAAAAATGACCTAATGAGGCTTTATCGTCGTTTTGAGGGCGAAAAACCAGCAATTTGACTAAAATTTAATCTTTATAGCCATCAATTTTGCTGTTGCCACCACCTCATCTCTTTACAAAACTTTACCTCATCAGTTAACAGTTATCAGATGTGAGTTTTCAGTTCACTGATGGCTCTCTTGGATAGAGGCGCAAGCGTTCACTGATTACTGTTTACTGTTCACTGTTCACTGACTTGAAAGAGGGTGTAGGGTGTGGGGTGTGGGGTGTAGGGAAGGAAACCTCTTTCATCTGTGGGGGTGAAAATTTTTTCATCGGGACTGACTCCCAAAACCCATTTCCATTTGCGAGAAGGATCGTTTATTCTGGGAAGTAAGAGCGATCGATTCAGGATTTTTGCTATGGCCAACTTAGGTGATTTAGTCAAAAAAGCAGTTTATTTGGGCGTAGGCATTGCCGCTTATGCCGCCGAAAAAGCTGAAGTAAATTTACAAGAATTAAGAAATCAAGCCCAAAAAATAGCCGATGAGATGATTTCTCGCGGCGAAATAAACGCGGAAGAAGCGCGCAAATACGTTGATGAGTTGGTGAAACAGGCACAACAGCAAATGGTGGCAGGTAATGAATCTAATATTCCCCATGAACCCCGGCGGATAGAAATTATTGAAGATGAGGAGGACACCAAAGCAGC
This Microcystis wesenbergii NRERC-220 DNA region includes the following protein-coding sequences:
- a CDS encoding phasin family protein, which codes for MANLGDLVKKAVYLGVGIAAYAAEKAEVNLQELRNQAQKIADEMISRGEINAEEARKYVDELVKQAQQQMVAGNESNIPHEPRRIEIIEDEEDTKAADPKVDELRQKVERLQEELRKLQQD
- a CDS encoding cation-translocating P-type ATPase, giving the protein MVAHIQNRQFNGLSSQEASDRLKQHGYNELPSTQHRTFLTIALDIIQEPIFLLLIACGVIYLFLGDAQEALILLGFVFFIIGINLYQEQKTERSLEALRDLSSPRALVIRDGERQRIAGREVVEGDLIVVEEGDRVPADAILLWSTHLTIDESLLTGESVPVRKRTIHREEDPKHLSATLRPGGDDLPTVYSGTLAVQGQGIAQVQATGIGTEMGKIGKALQTVEPEDTVLQKETRRIVGKLTMIALAICAAVVVIYGLTRADWLHGFLAGLALAMAILPNEIPVVLAIFLALGAWRFSQKQVLTRRIPVVETLGSVTVLCVDKTGTLTLNQMAVKQLLVYSGPGAYLYDVTLHEREPLPEVLHPLIEFGILASRKDPFDPMEKALQQIGWNYLAKTEHLHTDWQLLHEYPLSTDLLAMSCVWESLTGELTVAAKGAPEAIADLCHFSPIQQQELVEQIQAMAGEGLRVLGVAQGRKMGTLPKTHAFESSGPLAYLESDDRLPVQQHDFEFEFVGLIGLEDPVRPTGAPAIAECYGAGIRVVMITGDYPVTAQNIARQIGLRPLDKVITGRELEQMGESELRDRIQSTNIFARVVPEQKLLIVNALKRSGEIVAMTGDGVNDAPALKSAHIGIAMGERGTDVARESADLVLLKDDFSSIVESVKLGRRIFDNLKKGMAYTLAVHVPIAGMSLIPVIFGWPLVLLPIHIAFLHLIIDPACTVVFEAEPAESDIMRRPPRNPKEPLFSRRTLRLALLQGISVLVVLVIVFAIAYNNGNSEFDARALAFTTLIISNLAMILTNRSWSRTIPEMLQAPNQALWWVIGGGLLFLGLVLYVPLLRHLFGFSFLHTDDLLVSLVSGVVSIFWFEGLKLWNRRNMNI
- the hemB gene encoding porphobilinogen synthase, whose translation is MFPIHRPRRLRQTPQMRRLVSETVLTANDFIYPLFATAGEGIAQEVKSMPGVYQLSIDKIVDEAKEVRDLGIPAIILFGLPESKDTEATGAWHDHGIVQKAATAIKEAVPDLLIVADTCLCEYTNHGHCGYLQTGDLTGRVLNDPTLELLQKTAVSQVKAGVDIIAPSGMMDGFVQAIRQGLDEAGYSDTPILSYTAKYASAYYGPFRDAADSTPQFGDRRTYQMDPGNAREALKEVELDVLEGADMLMVKPALSYLDIIWRIKEMTNLPVAAYNVSGEYSMIKAAALNGWIDEKRVTLETLTSFKRAGADIILTYHAKDAVRWLAEG